The Sporosarcina ureae genomic sequence ACCAAGAAAACGAGAATGTTTCCAAATGAACTGTCAGGTGGCGAACAACAACGCGTATCGATTGCGCGATCGATCGTTAATAAACCGAAGCTCGTCATTGCAGACGAACCGACAGGGAATTTAGATCCAGAGACTTCATGGGAGATCATGAAGATTTTTGAACGGATAAATGCACAAGGCACAACGATCATTATGGCAACACATAATAAAGATATTGTGGATAATCAACCACATCGCGTGATACAGATCGAAGGCGGACTCATCACACGAGATGAGAACGAAGGAGAATACTCCAATGAAATCTAGAACAGTACGACGTCATATTCGGGAAAGTTTCAAAAGCTTAAGTCGAAATGGTTGGATGACTTTTGCATCAGTTAGCGCAGTGACCGTGACTTTACTATTAATCGGCGTATTCATCGTCATCATGATGAACTTGAATCAACTGGCTGATAACATCGAAAATGATGTAGAAATCAAAGTAGTCGCGGAACCAGGTGCTAGTAAAGATGAAGTCCAAGAACTATTGAAGGAAGTCAAAGAAACCCCAGGTGTTGCCGAAGTCAAGTATTCCTCGCGAAAACAGGAATTGGAGCAAATGATTCAGTCATTTGGTGATGAGTTGGCGCTCTATAAACAGGACAATCCCCTCGGTGATGCATTATATGTTAAAGCGGATAATCCCAAAAACACAGCATCCATCGCAAATGAAATTGCCACGTACCCGCATACTTTTGACGTGGAATACGGTGAAGGTAAGGTAGAAAAACTTTTCCATGTCTTAAAAATAGGACGAAACATCGGACTGGGCTTAATATTGGCATTGCTGTTTACTGCTATGTTCCTCATATCGAATACGATCCGACTCACCATTGTGGCGAGACGTACAGAAATCGATATTATGAAACTGGTTGGTGCAACAGATAGTTTCGTACGGATTCCTTTCATGCTCGAAGGCGTGTGGCTTGGAATTTTCGGTGCGATCCTTCCGATGGCTTTGATGACGACATTTTATTCGAAGTTGTATAGTTTCTGGGAAGGTCGTTTGCAAAATCAATTATTCCATTTGCTTGACCCTAACCCATTCCTATTACAATTGAACTTTTTACTACTATTCGTCGCCGTCTTTATTGGTGTCTGGGGTAGTTTCATGTCAGTCAGGAAATTCTTGAAATCGTAAGTTTGACTAAGGAGAGAACTAGGATTTGATAAAAAGACATAGAATCGTTTCAAGTGTCCTTGCGATTTGTTTGCTTACCACGACGGTTGGCAGTGCAGATGTATTCGCAGACTCTCTGAAAGATTTGCAGAATGAAAAAAATGCAGCAGAAATCAAAAAGAAAAGTTTAGATTCTACTATCCAGAAAAAAGAAATTCAAATACAGGAGAAGCAGTCGGAAGTCGATGTACTGGTCTCCCAAATTAAAAAACTGAATGACAAAATTGAAGAAACCAATCAAAATATGGATCGGATCATTGCAGAAATGAATCAGACTCAAATTGAAATTGATGAACTTCAGTCTTCTATTAAAGAATTAGAGATTCGGATTAAACAACGAGACGAAGTTTTACGTGAGCGTGTTCGCGTGATGCAAGTCAAGGGGAATAAAGTCAGTTATTTGGACGTGCTTCTTGGTGCTAACAGCTTCGCGGATTTCATTGATCGCTTCTCGGCAGTATCTACATTGATGGATGCAGATCGAAAAATCATTCAACAACAAGAAGAAGATATAGCGCTGTTAGAAGAAGAAAAGAAACTGGTAGAGCAGAAATTAGCTGAACAAAAAGAGCGCAAGCAAAAAATTCAAGCAATGAAAGACGAATTGCATAATAAAAAGCTCGAAAAAAGAGAAGTGGTAAATAAGCTTGAAAAGAGTCAGGAAAAACTTTCAAGTGAAAAAGGCGCGTTAGAAGAAGAATATAGCGAAACGGTAGCATTCAGTTCTGAATTGGAAAAGAAAATTATCGCAGAACAAAATCGTTTGGCAGAAGTCGCTCGCAAAGAACAAGCGAGAAAGCAAAAGTTGCAGCAAGAAAGATTGGCAGCAGCAGCTGCGGCAAACAGTGGTTCGCCAAGTTCCATTGCCGCTCCGCCTGTCTCAAGCGGCTCTTGGACAAAACCGACAACGGGTAGGTTCAGTTCAGGATTTGGCTGGCGGATTCACCCGATATCGAAAGTGAAAAAACAACACCGTGGAATGGACATTAGCGCACCAACAGGAACTCCAGTTGTAGCAGCAGGAGATGGTGTCGTATCGTACGCGGGCAGTATGGACGGATTGGGTAACGTGGTCATGATCACGCACTCCATGAAAGGTCAGATTTTGACGACGGTCTATGCTCACCTATCAACTATTGGTACAAGCTCAGGACAATCTGTCGATAAAGGTCAACTCATTGGAGCGGTCGGTTCGACAGGAAACTCTACAGGTCCGCATTTGCATTTTGAAGTGCATGTAGGAAACTTCTCCGCGACAGGTCCAAGTGCAGTCAATCCTTTGCATTACGTTTCTTTTTAATATAGCATAAACTGAAAACCTGCCTGAATAGGTAGGTTTTCATATGTTTATAGAAAGAATAGGGGGAGTGACGATGCCGGTTACGCAGTATTATCCAATCGGTTCGATTACGATGCCGTCTTCTTGGATTGCGTTCATTGCGGGTTTCATAGTGACCTATCTTTTCATTCGATTATACGTTGGTAAAGTACATGGCGAACGAATCGGTGATCTATTTTTCTATATCGTAATCATTTGGAAATTGTCAGTGATTGTAACAGACTTTTCGTTGGTCATGAAAAATCCGCTCTCTATCCTTTATTTTCACGGAGGGACGTTCGGCTGGATACTCGGGCTAGTCGTAGCCAGTGTATGGATGCTCCGTCGAGTATATAAAGAGAAGTGGGAGCGTATCGATAAATGGTCGGTATTGCTTGCATTGATTTGTTGGCAGGTTGTCTACCAAATCGCTATGACATTTCTTAATGAAGGCAGTCTGGTAGTGAAAAGCGCAACGGTTCTATTATTTATCGCCGTCTTTGTATTGTCCTGGTGGTGTCAACAAAAGAAAGTCAATACAGTGAGCGACCTTGCGGGTGTCTTGATAGCGGTTCATTTTTTTGTGTCAGCCATCCAAGGAAATCTACTGAACACAGCATTCATCACGACCATTTTCATCGGTTTGTTACTGTTTGGAATAGATAGAGCTACGGCACAACCAATTAGTGGAAAGGAAGAGGTAGAGTGAGTAGGAAAACGCTTGGATATATCATCACGGCATGTATCATCGGTACGTTAATCTTCATCATGGTAGAAAATACAGTCGGACAGAAAAAAGCGGTAGAAACTCCGATTACACAAGTGAATCCGGAAGATGCAGTGCAAGGGGAAGAAGAAGGTTTAGAGCAATATTCACCTGCCCCGGACTTTACATTGGAAACTCTTGCAGGCGAAACGGTGACGCTTTCCGAGTTAAAAGGGAAAAAAGTGATTTTGAACTTCTGGGCGACATGGTGTCCTCCATGTAAAGCAGAAATGCCGCATATGGAAAGCTTTTATTCGAAGCTTACGGATGAAGACCAAATAGAACTCATCGCAGTCAACGTCACGGAATCCGAGAGACGTGGGATAGGTGAAGTAGAAACGTTTGTAGATTCTTATGGATTAAGCTTCCCGATTCCGTTAGATCAAACAGCGGAAGTCACACATAAATATGGTGTAATCTCGATGCCTACAACGTTTATGATTGATACGCAAGGGCGCATTGCACAAAAAGTCGTGGGACCATTAGATGAAAAAACGTTGAATGAATTAGTCGACTTCATGGACTGAAAAAAGAGTCTGTTCTCGTGTCGTAACTTCTTGTCTTTCTTCATATAGTGAAGAGAGGAGGAGGTTATGAATGCGTAAGAGCAGGCTTTTTTTGGCGGGGGTGTTATTACTGATCGGCGCCATATGGCTAAATGGCTGTGGAAAGCAAGAAGCTGCAAAGAATGAGTCGATCAGTAAGTTGCCTGTAGTGGATGAAGTGTTCGAAAAGATTCAGGAGAGAGCAGTGTATCCAGTCAAGAAGGACGAGCTGATTGAAGGGGCATTGCGTGGGATGACCGATACGATCGGCGACCCGTATTCGACGTACTTGACCGAACAGGAAGCGGAGTCTCACCGGGAATCACTCGCAGGATCACGTGTCGGGATTGGTGCGGAAATGACACGGACGAACGGTAAGTATGTTGTTGTAGCTCCAGTAAAAGGAGGCCCAGCGGAAAAAGCGGGATTACAGCCTTATGATGAAATTGTGCGTGTCAACGGTGAACGGTTGGCCAATGAAACACTACGTGATGTAGTCAATATGATACGAGGCGAAAAAGGGACGGAAGTGAAGTTGACTATTTTCCGACCTGAAGCGGATAAGCATATGGAATTCACGATCACACGCGATCATATGCCTGTGCAGTCTGTTTCGCATCAGCTAATTAAAGAACGGGATGCTAAGCTCGGGTACATAGCGCTAAGCATGTTTGGTGAAGAGACAGCAAAAGAGTGGCAAAAGGCTACGTCTGATGTCATCAAAAAAGGTGCCCAAGCTATCATCATCGATGTGCGCGGTAATCCGGGCGGCTATTTGAAGGCTGTATCCGAAATTTCCAGTAGTCTATTAGAAGAAGATCGAACGTTTGTCGTGATGCAAGATGCACAAGGGAATTTAACGCCTGTTTCAACGGAGAAAGACGACAAGCTTTCATTCAATGAACGTTTGAAACAAATTCCGATTGTCATCGTACAAGATGTTGGTAGTGCGTCGGCGAGTGAAGTGTTGAGTGCAGCGATCAAAGATCTGAAACGCGGTGAGATCATCGGCACAACCAGTTTCGGAAAAGGAACTGTACAAGAAACGATGGAATTATCCAATGGCGGAGAATTGAAGCTATCGACGAGTAAATGGTTGACGCCTAAAGAGAAGTGGATTCATGGCAAAGGAGTCACAGCGGATATTGAAGTAAAACAGAATACGTTATTCACAGAGCACTTGCAAATGGTGACGGATACGATGAAAGAAGGGCATTTCAATGACCAAGTTGCATATGCGCAACGCATGCTCAAAGCATTTGATCATCGTCCAGGTAGAACAGATGGCTATTTCGATCGTGAAACGGCAGAAGCAGTACATGCATTTCGTGCGGAGTATGAAATTAAAGAAGGCTATGATATGGACAGAGAATTCTTCATGGCATTAAAAACGGCTGCAGAAGAATATCGAGCGGAGCCAAAGAACGACAAACAGTTACGTATGGCGGTCGATTTCCTCGTCAATGAATTGGGGAAATAATAGCAGAGGCGGTTCGACAAGGTCTTGGAAACAAGACTTGCGGACAGCCTCTTTTTTTTCATGCAATTTAGCTTAAATTGGAACTTCCTTAAGAACTCTCTCGCTATTTTCCTTCTTTTTTTGTACAATGAAGAAAAGAGCTATAAAGACAAGCGAGAAAGGTGACAGAAGATGTCTAGCGAACTATTACTTAATTTAAAAGATGCATTACTTTACTTTTTTCTGAATCCAGTCTGGCTAATCGCTTTAGTGGCTGCCTATATGCTTGGCAGTAAACGCGTAAGTCGCGAGCGAACAGATTTCAATGTGGGCATCAACAAAGGTTCTACTGAAATGAAACACATTCTTTCAGTAGGTTGGTTGCACGGTCTCGTGTTATCGATTCTGATTGCCGGTGTTGGGTTGATCGTCGATTTTAACTGGATCATTCTTTTATCCATTGTCATGTTGCTCGTTATTGTATCATTCTCCTATAAACTAGCATCACCGATTTATTATGTTACTATCGCGTTTTTTGCGCTATGGGCATTGGATCGTTTTGCGGGAGACTTTTCAATCGGCACATGGTTCGTTCAAGAAGACTTGGACTTCTTCGGTACATTAGCTATTACGGTACCGATTATTGCGGGATTATTGTTAATTTCGGAAGGCTTATTAGTTCGTCGTCACGCGGCGCGTCATACGTCTCCATCATTCGTTCCGACACAACGCGGCATGCGTGGTGCAATTTATCAGTCGAAATTACTTTGGCTCGTGCCAGTGGTATTTATAGTACCCGGACATATGGTAGCGGAAATTGCTCCATACTGGCCGCAATTCACACTAGGCTCAGAGCAATTTTCATTCATTCCGGTACCTATAGTCATCGGCTTCTCGCAATGGGTTCGTTCTACGTTCCCGGACGTGCTACTTCCTAAAATGGGAAAAGCGATTGCTTGGCTCGGTGTGGCTGTCGCGGTAGTAGGTATTGGTGCAATTTGGATGCCTGTGCTTGGTTGGGCAGCATTGCTTGCAGGGGTCTTATGCCGTATCTTGTTGAGCGCTATGATTTCACTATCAGAACGCAATAAGCAAGTATTGTTAGTGCCTCAATCAGAAGGTGTCTATGTAGTAGCGG encodes the following:
- the ftsX gene encoding permease-like cell division protein FtsX, with protein sequence MKSRTVRRHIRESFKSLSRNGWMTFASVSAVTVTLLLIGVFIVIMMNLNQLADNIENDVEIKVVAEPGASKDEVQELLKEVKETPGVAEVKYSSRKQELEQMIQSFGDELALYKQDNPLGDALYVKADNPKNTASIANEIATYPHTFDVEYGEGKVEKLFHVLKIGRNIGLGLILALLFTAMFLISNTIRLTIVARRTEIDIMKLVGATDSFVRIPFMLEGVWLGIFGAILPMALMTTFYSKLYSFWEGRLQNQLFHLLDPNPFLLQLNFLLLFVAVFIGVWGSFMSVRKFLKS
- a CDS encoding murein hydrolase activator EnvC family protein, producing MIKRHRIVSSVLAICLLTTTVGSADVFADSLKDLQNEKNAAEIKKKSLDSTIQKKEIQIQEKQSEVDVLVSQIKKLNDKIEETNQNMDRIIAEMNQTQIEIDELQSSIKELEIRIKQRDEVLRERVRVMQVKGNKVSYLDVLLGANSFADFIDRFSAVSTLMDADRKIIQQQEEDIALLEEEKKLVEQKLAEQKERKQKIQAMKDELHNKKLEKREVVNKLEKSQEKLSSEKGALEEEYSETVAFSSELEKKIIAEQNRLAEVARKEQARKQKLQQERLAAAAAANSGSPSSIAAPPVSSGSWTKPTTGRFSSGFGWRIHPISKVKKQHRGMDISAPTGTPVVAAGDGVVSYAGSMDGLGNVVMITHSMKGQILTTVYAHLSTIGTSSGQSVDKGQLIGAVGSTGNSTGPHLHFEVHVGNFSATGPSAVNPLHYVSF
- a CDS encoding peroxiredoxin family protein; translation: MSRKTLGYIITACIIGTLIFIMVENTVGQKKAVETPITQVNPEDAVQGEEEGLEQYSPAPDFTLETLAGETVTLSELKGKKVILNFWATWCPPCKAEMPHMESFYSKLTDEDQIELIAVNVTESERRGIGEVETFVDSYGLSFPIPLDQTAEVTHKYGVISMPTTFMIDTQGRIAQKVVGPLDEKTLNELVDFMD
- a CDS encoding S41 family peptidase, with translation MRKSRLFLAGVLLLIGAIWLNGCGKQEAAKNESISKLPVVDEVFEKIQERAVYPVKKDELIEGALRGMTDTIGDPYSTYLTEQEAESHRESLAGSRVGIGAEMTRTNGKYVVVAPVKGGPAEKAGLQPYDEIVRVNGERLANETLRDVVNMIRGEKGTEVKLTIFRPEADKHMEFTITRDHMPVQSVSHQLIKERDAKLGYIALSMFGEETAKEWQKATSDVIKKGAQAIIIDVRGNPGGYLKAVSEISSSLLEEDRTFVVMQDAQGNLTPVSTEKDDKLSFNERLKQIPIVIVQDVGSASASEVLSAAIKDLKRGEIIGTTSFGKGTVQETMELSNGGELKLSTSKWLTPKEKWIHGKGVTADIEVKQNTLFTEHLQMVTDTMKEGHFNDQVAYAQRMLKAFDHRPGRTDGYFDRETAEAVHAFRAEYEIKEGYDMDREFFMALKTAAEEYRAEPKNDKQLRMAVDFLVNELGK
- a CDS encoding PDZ domain-containing protein codes for the protein MSSELLLNLKDALLYFFLNPVWLIALVAAYMLGSKRVSRERTDFNVGINKGSTEMKHILSVGWLHGLVLSILIAGVGLIVDFNWIILLSIVMLLVIVSFSYKLASPIYYVTIAFFALWALDRFAGDFSIGTWFVQEDLDFFGTLAITVPIIAGLLLISEGLLVRRHAARHTSPSFVPTQRGMRGAIYQSKLLWLVPVVFIVPGHMVAEIAPYWPQFTLGSEQFSFIPVPIVIGFSQWVRSTFPDVLLPKMGKAIAWLGVAVAVVGIGAIWMPVLGWAALLAGVLCRILLSAMISLSERNKQVLLVPQSEGVYVVAVLNDSPAEKMGIVPGDLIKSVNGISIHNEDELYDAIQVNAAHCRLQVIGRDQEVRLKQQVLFRHDHFRLGIVVVR